CCGGGGTGCATGGTGTATTGCTAGGGCGCTCGGTCATGGGCAACCCATGGATCTTTAACCGATCTAATCCAGAGCCAAACCCCCAAGCTATCTTTGAAGTTTTGTTAGACCATGCAAAATACTACGAACAAGTCAGAGGCAAAGATCGCTTTTTTGAAATGCGTAAACATATGGGATGGTATGCGAGAGGCTTTCCCTTTGCCAAAGAACTCCGCAGTCAATTATTCACCAGCAACACCTCCCAAGAGGTTGAGCAAATCGTGGCTAGCTTTTTATGAGAATCGTTTTAGCTTCTACCTCAGAAACGCGTCAAAAAATTCTTTCGTTACTCAATGTTCATTTTACAATAGCCGCACCCTTATTTGAAGAAGATAGCGAAAGCCACCTCTCGCCGCCTGAAGAAGCAAGTTTGTTTGCAAAACAAAAGGCCTTATCGCTGGCTGATCAATTTAAAAATGCCCTTATCTTAGCTTGCGATACTTTAGTTGATCTCAATCATCATAAGATTGGCAAACCCACTGACTTCAACCACGCTCGTGAAATACTAAAATCTCTGGCCGGGCAAACGCTACTCATTCACACCGGGCTTTATATTTTAGACACCAAAATAAACGAGGGCCTGGCTCATTTACAAACCACTCAAGTGACGATGAAAAATTATGATGATGCTACGTTAGAAGAATATCTGCAAAAGACCAACCCACTTGATAAAGCCGGCGCCTGCACTTTAGAAGGCCCAGGCGAAATGCTCATCGCCTCGGTGAAAGG
The window above is part of the Deltaproteobacteria bacterium genome. Proteins encoded here:
- the maf gene encoding septum formation protein Maf, translated to MRIVLASTSETRQKILSLLNVHFTIAAPLFEEDSESHLSPPEEASLFAKQKALSLADQFKNALILACDTLVDLNHHKIGKPTDFNHAREILKSLAGQTLLIHTGLYILDTKINEGLAHLQTTQVTMKNYDDATLEEYLQKTNPLDKAGACTLEGPGEMLIASVKGDFLSAMGLPLQKVAEILKQKKISFNAGFLNHYPTLHNF